One stretch of Ostrinia nubilalis chromosome 11, ilOstNubi1.1, whole genome shotgun sequence DNA includes these proteins:
- the LOC135075989 gene encoding uncharacterized protein LOC135075989, with product MPVTRSRGRPAEPIEAQERPEESAPATASQSVAAPRPSAPEPVRHIEPPGSPSEAPPPPPPPSSQQQHDDAARASSTKSDRARRIARAKQKIARLKLELEEARLAVLEEDSQDGESVASGESLGQARVAEWLNTVPPPPPAAPLSAPQQSTGVAPPPGVPHAPPPGVSHAPPPPPGAPHALPTGVSIAQQLAAPLSGVAPPHSVQLKQSSSSKPPPAATGYHRSEGQFDLNELAAAIAQAARPHGATPRFIGELMPFGGSHLDWLAFRAGYQETERYFTEIENTARLRRALKGKAKEAVSSLLIVNTSPAEIIGELETRFGRPETIALAEIERLRNVQKPTDAPRDIIQFASRIKNSVATLRALQQPQYMYNPEVVKQVTEKLTPSLRYRWFDFSRDQPPEEPDLVRLHRFVTREAEACGKYADPELVGGAEEQQQRAAPRNRPQRAYNSRSDSEKCDNRSEKCPVCSLPNHSADKCRKFVRANNSERWSIAKADRLCFRCLNPRRGGHKCEDRQCGEDGCERTHHPLLHFKKPEVPANRSETVTAANSSGKSTVSFLKILPVTVVGPKANIDTFALLDDGSTVTLVDEDLAKRAGATGPIDPLSIEAIAGARVTRTDSRRVKLVLRGQDEEHSLRGRTIKNLRLAAQHIDRDLSKYQHLQDIETRVRYAEARPTILIGQDNWELLLANEVRRGAATEPVASRTPLGWVLHGSSSRSLGHTVHHVYRLNEESDNRIEEMIKKHFAIESLGVTPKKTRADPEERALRILESETIKLPTAGYETGLLWATDHPELPNNYDQALTRLHSTERKLDKQPELRAAYERQMTQLIEKGYAEEAATAPSTTGRIWYLPHFPVLHPAKPGKVRPVFDAAARTKGTCLNDHLLSGPDLLQSLPGVLMRFRQHAVAVAADIQEMFLRIQVHEKDRDALRFLWRSHRREGPPTEYRMKSVIFGAACSPCTALFVKNHNAERHRADHPDAAEAIVRHHYMDDYLQSFETVEEAVRVSTDVRTVHADANFHLAKWASNRSEVLEVHRAEAAATRDVTLEDIEEKVLGLTWRPTCDTLGFNLNFARVPDVDSGQNPTKREALRTVMSLFDPLGLASPITIVAKQLLQKAWRVGVDWDVRLPPPLSTGWSEWVRQLAALRDVNLPRCHPGYSRATRRELHTFVDASEKAYAAAVYWRTEDEDGRVHVTLAAARARVAPLKLTSIPRLELQAAVLGCRLARTAADEYQLKADRRVFWSDSKTVLAWLRAGPRSFKPFVAHRVAEIEEDTQAKEWRWVPTQQNVADDATRGAPVNFTQHHRWFTGPKFLYEPADSWPAEKIEQAAPTGEERTHSVASSIVEPRVSDALPSPHRFSSWLRLIRATARVLQAIHRFRAPLRRARPQSANVNSYKRTTRNTEADPTWRRVAKPTAPPTPRRAVLTEDVIPPLAAEHIVWAEELWVRAVQQEAFGAELEALKKTEAVSNDSRLRSLALAFDPCEPVIKLKSRITAAENITEEQKHPIVLDGNHQYTKLYVAWTHQKLHHGGVETVLNEIRQRFWVIRARPIVRSVIKSCQQCRIRRAVAAVPPTGDHPTGRLAHHQRPFTYTGLDYFGPLSVTVGRQHQKRYVALFTCLTTRAVHLEVAASLSTDSAVLALRRMMARRGQPSEIWSDNGTNLRGADVELQRAALQASRQEAANHLIRWRYIPPSAPFMGGAWERLVRSVKDALSTVLRERHPHEETLATLLCEAEYTVNSRPLTHVSVDPDDAEALTPNHFLLGGSGRIQQPGTFTEADVASRHHWRRAQRLADEFWDRWVREYLPELQHRREPHGSGAPLNIGDLVLIADSNLPRNVWPRGRVVQVYPGRDGIVRAADVATRTGVLRRPTKKLVVLPTSTVVTPSEV from the coding sequence ATGCCGGTGACTCGGAGTAGAGGCAGACCCGCGGAGCCGATCGAGGCACAGGAGCGCCCTGAGGAGAGCGCTCCCGCGACCGCGTCACAGTCAGTGGCGGCCCCGAGGCCGTCAGCGCCGGAACCGGTGCGGCATATCGAGCCGCCCGGCTCCCCATCGGAGGCGCCACCACCACCGCCACCACCGTCGTCGCAACAGCAGCACGACGACGCAGCAAGAGCGTCGTCGACGAAATCCGACCGTGCGCGAAGGATCGCGCGCGCCAAACAGAAGATAGCCAGACTCAAGCTGGAGCTGGAAGAGGCCAGGCTTGCCGTCCTGGAGGAGGACAGCCAGGACGGCGAGTCGGTCGCATCGGGTGAATCGCTGGGCCAGGCGCGAGTGGCCGAGTGGCTGAATACagtgccgccgccaccgcccgccgcgccgctcagTGCACCGCAACAGTCTACAGGCGTagcaccgccgcccggcgtgccacatgcaccgccgcccggcgtgtCACACGCACCACCGCCGCCACCCGGCGCGCCACACGCGCTGCCGACCGGCGTATCGATCGCACAGCAGCTCGCCGCGCCGCTATCGGGCGTGGCGCCGCCGCACAGCGTACAGTTGAAGCAATCGTCGTCATCGAAGCCGCCGCCAGCAGCAACGGGGTATCATCGGTCCGAGGGACAATTCGACCTTAACGAGCTGGCGGCCGCCATCGCGCAGGCCGCGCGCCCACATGGGGCCACGCCGCGATTCATCGGAGAACTGATGCCCTTCGGGGGCTCGCATCTCGACTGGCTCGCCTTCAGAGCGGGCTATCAAGAAACAGAGAGATACttcacagaaatcgagaatACAGCCCGCCTGCGACGGGCTTTGAAAGGAAAAGCCAAGGAAGCGGTTAGCAGTTTACTCATAGTAAACACTAGCCCGGCGGAAATAATCGGCGAACTCGAGACAAGATTCGGCAGACCGGAGACGATTGCGCTCGCCGAGATCGAACGACTTCGCAACGTACAGAAGCCTACAGATGCGCCACGGGACATAATACAGTTCGCGAGTCGAATAAAAAACAGCGTCGCTACACTCCGCGCACTCCAGCAGCCGCAGTACATGTACAATCCGGAAGTGGTCAAGCAAGTGACAGAGAAGCTGACGCCGTCGCTGCGGTACCGGTGGTTCGACTTCAGCCGGGACCAGCCGCCAGAGGAGCCGGACCTCGTGCGCCTTCACCGCTTCGTGACCAGGGAGGCGGAGGCGTGCGGGAAGTACGCAGACCCCGAGCTCGTCGGCGGCGCCGaggagcagcagcagcgcgcggCGCCACGCAACCGGCCGCAGCGCGCCTACAACAGTCGGAGTGACAGCGAAAAGTGCGACAACAGAAGCGAAAAGTGTCCAGTGTGCAGTTTACCGAACCATAGCGCCGACAAGTGTAGAAAATTTGTGCGTGCGAACAACAGTGAACGATGGAGCATAGCGAAAGCGGATCGACTATGTTTCCGTTGCCTGAACCCCAGGAGAGGGGGGCATAAGTGTGAAGACCGTCAGTGTGGAGAGGACGGCTGTGAGAGGACCCACCACCCATTACTGCACTTCAAGAAACCCGAAGTGCCAGCCAACCGGAGTGAAACAGTGACAGCAGCAAACTCATCTGGAAAGTCAACCGTAAGTTTCCTCAAAATTCTACCAGTGACAGTGGTGGGCCCCAAGGCCAATATAGACACATTCGCACTATTAGACGACGGCTCTACAGTCACACTCGTAGACGAAGACCTGGCTAAGCGCGCGGGCGCTACAGGACCCATAGACCCATTGAGCATAGAAGCTATAGCGGGGGCCCGCGTCACGCGTACCGACTCGCGACGAGTGAAACTTGTGCTACGAGGACAGGATGAAGAGCACTCCCTGCGAGGCCGCACTATCAAGAACTTACGACTGGCGGCCCAGCACATTGACCGAGACTTGTCAAAATATCAACACCTTCAAGATATCGAAACGCGAGTGCGGTATGCGGAGGCGCGGCCCACTATCCTGATCGGGCAGGACAATTGGGAACTCCTACTGGCCAACGAGGTACGACGTGGCGCCGCAACAGAACCGGTGGCGTCCCGCACACCCCTGGGGTGGGTGCTCCACGGCTCAAGCAGCCGGAGCCTGGGGCACACAGTCCACCACGTATACAGGCTCAATGAAGAGAGCGACAACAGAATAGAAGAAATGATCAAGAAGCATTTCGCAATCGAATCGTTGGGCGTGACGCCCAAGAAAACGCGCGCCGACCCCGAAGAGCGGGCGCTTCGCATCCTGGAGAGTGAAACCATCAAGCTGCCGACAGCGGGCTACGAAACGGGCCTACTTTGGGCCACCGACCACCCCGAGCTGCCCAACAATTACGACCAGGCCTTGACGCGCCTACACAGCACAGAGCGCAAGCTGGACAAGCAGCCGGAGCTCAGGGCGGCGTACGAGCGGCAGATGACACAGCTGATAGAAAAAGGATACGCAGAGGAAGCCGCCACCGCACCATCGACCACCGGGCGCATCTGGTACCTGCCTCACTTCCCGGTGCTCCATCCAGCCAAGCCCGGGAAGGTGAGGCCAGTCTTCGACGCCGCCGCTCGCACGAAGGGTACGTGCCTGAACGACCACCTGCTGTCGGGTCCGGACCTCCTGCAGTCGCTGCCGGGGGTGCTGATGCGCTTTCGCCAGCACGCCGTCGCCGTCGCCGCGGACATACAAGAAATGTTCCTGCGAATACAAGTGCACGAGAAAGATAGAGATGCGCTGCGCTTCTTGTGGCGCTCACACCGGCGGGAGGGACCGCCCACAGAGTACCGGATGAAGTCGGTCATCTTCGGAGCAGCCTGCTCACCGTGCACGGCGTTGTTTGTCAAGAATCACAACGCCGAGCGTCATCGGGCCGACCATCCGGACGCAGCCGAAGCCATCGTGCGTCATCACTACATGGATGATTATCTCCAGAGTTTTGAAACAGTTGAAGAAGCAGTTAGAGTGAGCACCGACGTGCGCACAGTGCACGCGGATGCCAATTTTCATTTGGCCAAGTGGGCCTCGAATCGCTCCGAAGTACTAGAAGTCCATCGGGCGGAAGCTGCCGCCACTCGGGACGTCACACTTGAAGACATCGAAGAGAAGGTCCTGGGCCTCACCTGGAGGCCGACCTGCGACACCTTGGGATTTAATCTGAACTTCGCCCGGGTGCCTGACGTCGACAGCGGGCAAAATCCGACGAAGAGGGAGGCTCTGCGGACAGTGATGTCACTGTTCGACCCGCTGGGCCTCGCCTCCCCCATCACCATCGTAGCGAAACAGCTGCTACAAAAGGCGTGGCGCGTAGGCGTCGATTGGGACGTCCGCCTGCCGCCGCCGCTGTCGACGGGCTGGAGTGAGTGGGTGCGGCAGCTGGCCGCGCTCCGAGACGTCAACCTGCCAAGATGTCACCCTGGCTACAGCCGGGCGACCCGACGCGAGCTGCACACCTTCGTGGACGCCAGCGAGAAGGCCTACGCCGCTGCTGTCTACTGGCGCACTGAAGACGAAGACGGTAGAGTGCACGTGACGCTTGCCGCCGCCAGGGCGCGCGTGGCGCCCCTCAAGCTGACGTCCATCCCAAGGCTCGAGCTGCAGGCCGCCGTGCTGGGCTGCCGCCTGGCCCGCACCGCCGCCGACGAATACCAGCTGAAGGCAGACAGAAGAGTCTTTTGGAGCGACTCGAAAACCGTACTCGCGTGGCTGAGGGCGGGACCCCGCTCTTTCAAGCCTTTCGTCGCACACAGAGTGGCAGAAATAGAGGAAGACACACAGGCGAAGGAGTGGCGGTGGGTGCCGACCCAACAGAATGTGGCTGACGACGCCACCAGAGGAGCGCCGGTCAACTTTACGCAGCATCATCGGTGGTTCACGGGACCGAAGTTCCTGTATGAGCCTGCTGACAGCTGGCCGGCCGAGAAAATAGAACAGGCGGCCCCAACCGGAGAAGAGAGGACCCACTCCGTCGCATCAAGCATCGTCGAGCCCAGAGTCTCCGATGCATTACCGTCACCACACAGGTTCTCGTCGTGGCTGCGCCTGATACGCGCCACGGCGAGAGTCCTCCAGGCGATACACCGCTTCCGTGCCCCGCTGCGCCGGGCGCGCCCGCAGAGCGCCAACGTCAACAGTTACAAGCGGACAACTCGAAACACCGAAGCCGACCCGACGTGGCGCCGTGTCGCCAAGCCGAccgcgccgcccacgccgcgccGAGCCGTCCTTACAGAAGACGTCATACCGCCGTTGGCCGCCGAGCACATCGTGTGGGCGGAGGAGCTGTGGGTGCGCGCCGTGCAGCAGGAAGCGTTCGGCGCCGAATTAGAAGCTTTAAAGAAGACAGAAGCAGTGTCCAATGACAGCCGGCTGCGCTCACTCGCGCTGGCCTTCGATCCGTGCGAGCCGGTGATTAAGCTGAAATCGAGAATCACGGCCGCAGAAAACATCACAGAAGAACAGAAGCATCCGATTGTGCTGGATGGAAACCACCAGTACACCAAACTCTACGTGGCATGGACGCACCAGAAATTACACCATGGCGGCGTGGAGACAGTCCTGAACGAAATCCGACAACGCTTCTGGGTGATCCGAGCTCGTCCCATCGTGCGCAGCGTGATCAAAAGTTGTCAGCAGTGCAGAATTCGGCGTGCGGTGGCCGCAGTACCACCGACAGGCGACCACCCGACGGGACGCCTCGCTCACCATCAGCGGCCCTTCACCTACACCGGCCTCGATTATTTCGGGCCGCTCTCAGTCACCGTGGGCCGACAACACCAGAAGCGGTATGTGGCGCTGTTCACATGCCTCACCACCCGGGCCGTGCACCTGGAGGTCGCGGCCTCACTCTCCACCGACTCCGCCGTCCTCGCGCTGCGCCGCATGATGGCGCGCCGAGGGCAACCATCAGAGATCTGGTCGGACAACGGCACCAACCTGCGTGGTGCCGACGTCGAGCTCCAGCGGGCCGCCCTCCAGGCGAGCCGGCAGGAGGCCGCCAACCACCTCATCAGATGGCGCTACATACCGCCGAGCGCACCGTTCATGGGCGGGGCGTGGGAACGCCTCGTCCGGTCCGTCAAGGACGCCCTCAGCACCGTCCTGCGCGAGCGTCACCCCCACGAAGAGACGCTCGCCACTCTGCTTTGCGAGGCAGAATACACAGTCAACAGCAGACCACTGACCCACGTGTCGGTGGACCCCGACGACGCCGAAGCCTTGACCCCCAACCACTTCCTACTCGGGGGGTCGGGCCGCATCCAACAGCCGGGGACGTTCACCGAAGCAGACGTCGCCAGCCGCCACCACTGGAGGCGAGCTCAGCGGCTAGCCGACGAGTTCTGGGACCGCTGGGTCCGAGAGTACCTGCCGGAGCTCCAACACCGGCGGGAGCCGCACGGGAGCGGAGCACCGCTCAACATCGGCGACCTCGTGCTCATCGCCGACTCCAACCTGCCACGCAACGTGTGGCCCCGGGGGCGCGTCGTCCAAGTCTACCCTGGGCGCGATGGCATCGTGCGCGCCGCCGACGTCGCCACCCGCACcggagtcctgcgccgccccACCAAGAAGCTCGTCGTGCTGCCCACATCGACCGTCGTGACACCGAGTGAGGTGTAG